The stretch of DNA GCCGCCGAAGGCGTCGTGCTGGACCGCTACAAGCAGTCCGAGCTGACTGACCTCGACGTGACGGTGACGTTCGAGGACGGCGTGCTCGACGTGGACGTGTACGTCAACCCCCCCGAGGACGCCGAGCCCGACGCCGAAACCGTCGCCGACGAGGCGGCGCTGGCAGCCCAGGACGCGGTCGACGAGCTTTTCGACTGACGGGGGACCTCCCCCCGCGACACTCACCTTCCAGCAGCGCCCCGCTCGGGGTGACTTCCCCTGTGACTCGTGAGCAACGGGTGCGGTCGCGCGGAGCCAATCACCGAGCACCGTCCCGACCGCGGCGCCCGGCCCGCCGGCTGTCGCCGTCGAGTCCGGGACTGGGTTCGGACGAATCCGAGGGTCGACAGCGGAACCGCCTCAGGTGACGAAGAACAGTAGCACGCTGATCGCGACGACCGCGAGGATGACCGCGAGCGCGAACGCCCCGCCCAGCGAGACCACCGCGTTGGCGTGGGAGGCCAGCGTCTCGGTGCGGTCGTTGCCGAACACCGTCACCTCCGCGCGTTCGGTTGCCATCCCCGCCTCGACGGGTTCGAGATCGGCGCGGGCCGCCTCGAGGAGATCGGACACGGCGTCGATGAACGCGCTGTGGTCGATTTCGGCGCCGACCTGATTGTCGGCCTCGACGGTGTTGACGATGTGGGTGTCGGTGGTCATCACCTCCGCGGCGTCGACCGTCTCCAGCAGCTCGTCGACGGTT from Halolamina sediminis encodes:
- a CDS encoding DUF3194 domain-containing protein, which encodes MSTGEPTDEEVVETASAAAEGVVLDRYKQSELTDLDVTVTFEDGVLDVDVYVNPPEDAEPDAETVADEAALAAQDAVDELFD